A single genomic interval of Cervus elaphus chromosome 19, mCerEla1.1, whole genome shotgun sequence harbors:
- the APOD gene encoding apolipoprotein D has product MVPALLLLPALAGLFGAAEGQAFHLGKCPNPPVQENFDVNKYLGRWYEIEKIPVSFEKGSCIQANYSLKENGNVKVINKELRADGTVNQIEGEATQENITEPAKLGVKFFWFMPSAPYWVLATDYENYALVYSCTTIIWLFHMDHVWILGRNPYLPPETVTYLKDILTSNNIEVEKMTITDQVNCPEYM; this is encoded by the exons ATGGTGCCAGCGCTGCTGCTGCTCCCTGCCCTGGCTGGCCTCTTCGGAGCAGCTGAGGGGCAAGCGTTCCATCTCGGGAAATGCCCCAATCCTCCGGTGCAGGAGAATTTTGACGTGAATAAG TATCTTGGAAGATGGTATGAAATTGAGAAGATCCCAGTGAGCTTTGAGAAGGGAAGTTGCATCCAAGCCAACTACTCACTAAAGGAAAATGGAAACGTCAAAGTGATAAACAAGGAGCTGAG AGCTGATGGAACTGTGAATCAAATTGAAGGTGAAGCCACCCAGGAGAACATCACAGAGCCCGCCAAGCTGGGAGTTAAGTTCTTCTGGT TCATGCCATCAGCTCCATACTGGGTCCTGGCCACCGACTATGAGAACTACGCCCTCGTGTACTCCTGTACCACGATCATCTGGCTTTTTCACATGGATCATGTTTGGATCTTGGGAAGAAACCCTTATCTCCCTCCAGAAACAGTGACCTATCTCAAAGATATCCTGACCTCTAATAACATTGAAGTTGAGAAAATGACGATCACAGATCAGGTGAACTGTCCCGAGTACATGTAA